In one window of Scyliorhinus canicula chromosome 17, sScyCan1.1, whole genome shotgun sequence DNA:
- the ccdc160 gene encoding coiled-coil domain-containing protein 160 homolog isoform X1, giving the protein MFNGTMKFREMEKIHWVEELFPPHFSVKDLVEVNVSLEPVLISEHFAGRKARRIENLYQQKMKNFQQDQKLSRNVSVSGLIVSGATSQTSIKELKSQGDGHSHAAVCKSDNSKKSIENSVDGLEEQNLWNTEELSVLCETKCRKDIAQQNLNAQLALVSLQSEELKAGSKNLRVCLEKKETELSKTKLELQNKTLYLRYIVQESFKKDLEIRGLKKDLQEKVVTTSNLHSQLQQSQLEAQDLRLQKEKLISDCKQLSWQQRMEKDCLVERLKEQSNLELKKLQAELDTVKAELRKEKYHHAQNKEALDLLHKHFSSLPSFGPVEAFKIEFLNK; this is encoded by the coding sequence AAATTCCGAGAGATGGAAAAGATACATTGGGTTGAAGAGTTATTCCCTCCACACTTCAGTGTGAAGGATCTTGTTGAGGTTAATGTTAGTTTGGAGCCGGTGCTGATTTCGGAACACTTTGCTGGTAGGAAAGCCAGAAGAATTGAAAATCTTTACCAGCAGAAAATGAAAAATTTTCAACAAGACCAGAAGCTGAGTAGAAATGTCTCTGTGTCAGGACTGATTGTATCAGGAGCAACTTCTCAAACTTCCATCAAAGAGCTGAAATCACAGGGCGATGGTCACAGTCATGCTGCTGTGTGTAAATCAGACAATTCAAAGAAAAGTATTGAGAATAGTGTTGATGGATTGGAAGAgcagaatctgtggaacactgagGAACTGAGTGTTTTATGTGAAACAAAGTGTAGAAAAGACATTGCGCAACAAAATTTAAACGCACAACTGGCACTTGTCTCTTTGCAGTCTGAAGAGCTGAAGGCAGGCAGCAAGAACCTCCGAGTGTGTCTGGAAAAAAAAGAGACTGAACTTAGTAAGACCAAACTGGAATTACAGAACAAAACCTTGTACCTCAGATACATTGTGCAAGAAAGCTTCAAAAAAGACTTGGAGATTCGAGGTCTTAAAAAAGATTTACAGGAAAAAGTTGTGACGACAAGTAACCTGCACTCTCAATTACAGCAAAGCCAATTGGAAGCCCAGGATCTGCGTCTGCAAAAGGAGAAACTCATCTCCGATTGCAAACAGCTGTCATGGCAGCAACGGATGGAAAAGGACTGTTTGGTGGAGAGATTAAAAGAACAATCAAACTTAGAACTCAAGAAACTACaagcagaactggacacagtgaagGCTGAACTGAGAAAGGAGAAATATCATCATGCTCAAAACAAGGAAGCTCTGGACTTGTTGCACAAACATTTCTCGAGTTTACCTTCCTTTGGCCCAGTTGAAGCTTTTAAAATTGAATTTCTGAATAAATGA
- the ccdc160 gene encoding coiled-coil domain-containing protein 160 homolog isoform X2, giving the protein MEKIHWVEELFPPHFSVKDLVEVNVSLEPVLISEHFAGRKARRIENLYQQKMKNFQQDQKLSRNVSVSGLIVSGATSQTSIKELKSQGDGHSHAAVCKSDNSKKSIENSVDGLEEQNLWNTEELSVLCETKCRKDIAQQNLNAQLALVSLQSEELKAGSKNLRVCLEKKETELSKTKLELQNKTLYLRYIVQESFKKDLEIRGLKKDLQEKVVTTSNLHSQLQQSQLEAQDLRLQKEKLISDCKQLSWQQRMEKDCLVERLKEQSNLELKKLQAELDTVKAELRKEKYHHAQNKEALDLLHKHFSSLPSFGPVEAFKIEFLNK; this is encoded by the coding sequence ATGGAAAAGATACATTGGGTTGAAGAGTTATTCCCTCCACACTTCAGTGTGAAGGATCTTGTTGAGGTTAATGTTAGTTTGGAGCCGGTGCTGATTTCGGAACACTTTGCTGGTAGGAAAGCCAGAAGAATTGAAAATCTTTACCAGCAGAAAATGAAAAATTTTCAACAAGACCAGAAGCTGAGTAGAAATGTCTCTGTGTCAGGACTGATTGTATCAGGAGCAACTTCTCAAACTTCCATCAAAGAGCTGAAATCACAGGGCGATGGTCACAGTCATGCTGCTGTGTGTAAATCAGACAATTCAAAGAAAAGTATTGAGAATAGTGTTGATGGATTGGAAGAgcagaatctgtggaacactgagGAACTGAGTGTTTTATGTGAAACAAAGTGTAGAAAAGACATTGCGCAACAAAATTTAAACGCACAACTGGCACTTGTCTCTTTGCAGTCTGAAGAGCTGAAGGCAGGCAGCAAGAACCTCCGAGTGTGTCTGGAAAAAAAAGAGACTGAACTTAGTAAGACCAAACTGGAATTACAGAACAAAACCTTGTACCTCAGATACATTGTGCAAGAAAGCTTCAAAAAAGACTTGGAGATTCGAGGTCTTAAAAAAGATTTACAGGAAAAAGTTGTGACGACAAGTAACCTGCACTCTCAATTACAGCAAAGCCAATTGGAAGCCCAGGATCTGCGTCTGCAAAAGGAGAAACTCATCTCCGATTGCAAACAGCTGTCATGGCAGCAACGGATGGAAAAGGACTGTTTGGTGGAGAGATTAAAAGAACAATCAAACTTAGAACTCAAGAAACTACaagcagaactggacacagtgaagGCTGAACTGAGAAAGGAGAAATATCATCATGCTCAAAACAAGGAAGCTCTGGACTTGTTGCACAAACATTTCTCGAGTTTACCTTCCTTTGGCCCAGTTGAAGCTTTTAAAATTGAATTTCTGAATAAATGA